In Streptomyces sp. P3, one DNA window encodes the following:
- a CDS encoding AMP-binding protein has translation MTAIPPGALRSIPPGLAARYEAEGWWTRETLGDLLAARLGKSGDVEFRVHSEVRPWQGTFADVERTARRLAAGLRARGVGPGDVVVMQLPNWMEAAAVFWASAFLGAVIVPVVHFYGPKEVRYIVEATRPKAFFAAERFGRTEFRPDLCAEVPVVGVVGRDFDELLADESLAGVLPVDPDTHALVAFTSGTTRDPKGVIHSHRTLGYETRQLAASYPPDRGRQFTVAPVGHFIGMINAFLIPVLDGTPVNLGDSWDPARALALMRDEGLTVGGGATYYMTSLLDHPDCTEEHVARLKYAGLGGASIASAVTNRLESLGVTVFRAYGSTEHPSVTCTPYDGPAAKRLHTDGLPLPGAEVRLAEDGEILTRGPDLCLGYTDTELTAAAFDADGWYRTGDIGVLDADGWLTVTDRKADVIIRGGENISALEVEEVLLGLDGVAEAAVVAVPDPRLGERAAAVLRMLPGWSAPSLDEVRLHFGRAGLARQKWPEMVHKVEDFPRTPSGKVKKFVLRKHIATPTM, from the coding sequence ATGACGGCGATTCCCCCCGGCGCCCTGCGGTCGATCCCGCCCGGACTCGCGGCGCGCTACGAGGCCGAGGGCTGGTGGACCAGGGAGACCCTGGGCGACCTGCTGGCGGCCCGGTTGGGCAAGTCCGGGGACGTGGAGTTCCGCGTGCACTCCGAGGTGCGGCCCTGGCAGGGCACGTTCGCCGACGTGGAGCGTACGGCGCGGCGGCTGGCCGCAGGTCTGCGGGCGCGTGGAGTCGGCCCGGGCGACGTGGTGGTCATGCAGCTGCCCAACTGGATGGAGGCGGCGGCCGTGTTCTGGGCCTCGGCCTTCCTCGGTGCCGTCATCGTCCCGGTGGTCCACTTCTACGGGCCCAAGGAGGTCCGCTACATCGTCGAGGCCACCCGCCCGAAGGCCTTCTTCGCCGCCGAGCGCTTCGGGCGGACGGAGTTCCGACCGGACCTGTGTGCCGAGGTGCCGGTCGTCGGCGTCGTCGGGCGGGACTTCGACGAGCTGCTCGCCGACGAGTCGCTGGCCGGTGTCCTGCCGGTGGACCCGGACACCCACGCCCTCGTCGCCTTCACCTCCGGCACCACCCGGGACCCCAAGGGCGTCATCCACAGCCACCGCACCCTCGGCTATGAAACCCGGCAGCTGGCCGCGAGCTATCCCCCGGACCGGGGACGGCAGTTCACGGTGGCGCCGGTCGGCCACTTCATCGGCATGATCAACGCGTTTCTCATCCCGGTCCTCGACGGCACCCCGGTCAACCTCGGCGACTCCTGGGACCCGGCCCGGGCGCTCGCCCTCATGCGGGACGAGGGTCTCACCGTCGGCGGCGGTGCGACGTACTACATGACCAGTCTGCTCGACCACCCCGACTGCACCGAGGAACACGTCGCGCGGCTGAAGTACGCCGGACTGGGGGGCGCCTCCATCGCCTCCGCCGTGACGAACCGGCTGGAGTCCCTCGGCGTCACCGTCTTCCGGGCCTACGGCTCCACCGAGCACCCTTCGGTGACCTGCACCCCGTACGACGGCCCCGCCGCCAAACGCCTGCACACCGACGGCCTCCCGTTGCCCGGTGCGGAGGTCCGGCTCGCCGAGGACGGTGAGATCCTCACTCGCGGTCCCGACCTCTGCCTCGGATACACCGACACGGAGCTCACCGCCGCCGCCTTCGACGCCGACGGCTGGTACCGCACCGGCGATATAGGCGTGCTCGACGCCGACGGCTGGCTGACCGTCACCGACCGCAAGGCCGACGTCATCATCCGGGGCGGGGAGAACATCAGCGCCCTGGAGGTCGAGGAGGTCCTGCTGGGGCTGGACGGTGTGGCGGAGGCGGCCGTGGTGGCCGTGCCGGACCCGCGACTGGGGGAGCGGGCCGCCGCCGTCCTGCGCATGCTGCCCGGCTGGTCGGCGCCGAGCCTCGACGAGGTGCGCCTGCACTTCGGCCGCGCGGGCTTGGCCCGGCAGAAGTGGCCCGAGATGGTCCACAAGGTCGAGGACTTCCCGCGCACCCCGAGCGGCAAGGTGAAGAAGTTCGTCCTTCGCAAGCACATTGCCACTCCCACGATGTGA